The DNA window CGACGTGGGCATGGCGAACCTCGCCGACGCGCTGGGGATGGTCCCCGGCGAGACGACGGTCCACGACGTGCTCGCCGGGCGCGCGGACCCGAGCGAGGCCGTCCACGACGGCCCCGCCGGACTGCGGGTCGTGCCGGGCGACCCCGACCTCGACGCGTACGCGGCCGCCGATCCGACCGAGCTCGGCGGGGTGATCGAGGCGTTCGCGGACGCCGACTACGTGTTCCTCGACGCGGGCGCGGGGCTCTCCCACGACTCGACGCTCCCGATCGGGCTGGCCGACGAGACGCTCCTCGTCTCCACGCCCGACCGGAGCGCGCTCGGCGACACGGAGAAGACCCGACAGCTGGCCGAGCGCATCGGCGGGCGCGTCGCCGGCGCGGCGATCACCCGCGTCGGCGGCGACGAGGACGAGTCCGCGGGGCTCGACGACGCCGACGAGACGGGCGACCCGGAGAGCCCGACCGTCGACATCGTCGACGAGATCCTCGCGACGGACGTGCTCGCGCGGATCCCCGAGGACCCGACGGTCGCCCGGGCGAGCACCGCCGGCGAGCCCCTCTCGGTCTTCGACCCGGACGCGCCCGCGACCCGCGCGTACCGCGAACTGACGCGGGCGTTGACCGGCACCGCGATCGCGGAACCGGAGGCGGAGGCGGAATCCGACGAGGACGCGGAGGCGGAATCCGACGAGGAGGCCGAAGTCGGCTCCGCGGAGGACCCGGAGACGGAGGGAGCCGAGGACGCCGACCGCGACGACGACGCGGATGACGCGGACGATACAGGCGACGCGGACGATGGGGATGACGCGGGCGACACGGACGACGAGGCCCAGGACGCGGAACCGGGAGCGATCGTCGAGGACGCCGAGGAGGGCGAGGAGGAGGCGGCGGTCGACGCGGCGGCGGACGCCTCGACGGAGGACGGCGGCGACGCCCGTGACACCGGCGGGACGCCGGGGTCGGAGCTCATCGACGAGGCGGAGCCGGATCCAGACGACGCGGCTGACGTCGACGCCGACGAGGAGGACGCCAGCGATGCCGACGACGATGACGCAGACGACGAAGAGGACGGCGAGGGGGACGTTGGAGACGAGCGAGAGGGGGACGACGCCGACGAGGAGGGCCTCGAGGGGAGCGTCCCGTTCCGCGACGACGACGGAGCGATGGACACCGCGCTCACGGGCGGGACGGACGAGGACCGGGAGTCGGGAGCCGGCGGAGACGAGACGGAAGGGGAAGACGAGGACGGGGACGACGAGGACGGAGACGACGAGAAGCGCGGGTTCTTCGGGCGGCTGCTCGGTCGGTGAGCGTCGGGGGACTCCGGCCGACTACGCCTCGGAGGGCGCTTCCGCGCGGTCGCGGATCAGCTCGCGGATCAGCTCGGGGTCGTTGACGTCGTCGATCTCCTCACAGGAGACGATCGCGGTGCCGTCGACGGACTCCCGGTCCTCCGACTCCTCCGTGAAGTAGACGGAGCGGGTGTGTGCCACCTCGCCGATCGAGGACATGATCCGCGCGCGCTTCTCCGCCGCGGCGGTGAACGCCGAGTGGCCGGTGAGCAGCCGCATCACGGGGTCGTCCTCGTCCTCGGAGACGGCCTTGAACGGCGCGCGGGCGGTCGGGTGGACGGTGAATCCGGCGCTCGTGAGCACGTGGACGACGTGTTCGTCGTCCGGGTCGGCGTCGGGCGCGGAGGGGGTCGGGTCCGCGTCGCGGACGTCGTCGGCCCCCTCCAAGACGTCCACGGGGCTGGAGAACGGCTCGTCGAACAGCTCCTCGAGCTGGATCGCCACCTCGATGGAGGCGTTCATGCCGTCCTCGTACTTCGAGACGGTGCGCCGGGAGACGCCGAGTTCGGTCGCGAGCCGGCCGAGCGACCAGCCGCGCTCCTCGCGCTCGTCGGCGAGCAGGTCGCCGTCGAGGCTGACGTAGAGGCCGCCGGGGGCCGCGTAGATGAGCGGCGGCATCCCCTCGATGAACAGCTCGTAGGCGGTGTCCGGGTTGATCACCGGCACGCCGTGTCTGAAGTAGACGACGCCCGGCTTCAGCTCCTCGTCGCGGGTTCGGATCCCGATCACCATCGGCGTCGCCTCGAGGTACTCGCCGAGCCGCCGCATCTCCGCGCCGGTCGCCGCGTCGAGCGCGTCGACGTTGCCGAGGATCTTGAGGAGCAGCAGGTCCTCGTCGCGCCGGGTGGCCACGTCGAAGCTCTTGGGCCGGACCGCACACCGGTCGCTGACGAGGAACCCCGCGTCCTCCAGCATCGCGGTGACGTTCTCGATCAGCGCAGTCCGGGACATACCCGAGACAAGTGCCTCACAGCATATATACGTTGTGTCGGCGAGATCGGTCGATAGCCGCGCCACCTTGCGTTTTTCTCGAACGGGACGGACGATACGGTTATATACGAGTTCGCGTGGATCCTTCCCGCGTCGGACGGCGGTCGAAACCGGCTTGTCCGCCGGCGCGAAACTCCGACCATGCCGATCGTCGCCGTCGACGACACCGACTCGCGGGACCGCGGCATGTGTACCACGTACGTCGGGGTCCGGCTCGGAGCGCGGCTCGAGGCGGCCGGCGGGGAAGTTTCGCGGCGGCTGCTCGTGCGACTCAACCCGGCGGTGAAACACAAGACCCGGGGGAACGCCGCGGTCGCGCTCCACGTCGAGGGCGTCGACGCCGACGAGACGTTCCGGATCGCCGGGAAGACCGTTCGGGAGTTCGCGGCCGCCGAGGACCCGCGGACCTCCCCGGGCGTCGTGGTCGCCGACGTCGCCGTCGATCCCGCCGGAACCGACGCCGACGCGGGGCTCGTCGACGGCGTGGACGACCTCTCGACGCGGATCCCCGGCGACGTCGCGTCGTTCGCCCGCCGGGCGCTCCGCGAGCGCCTGGCGCTCGCCGACGCCCTCGCGCTCGCGGACCGACACGGGTTCCGCCACGCCGGGTTCGGCTCCGGCGGCGCGGACGGCGACGGGACGCCGGGCCGCGGGCGGATCGGCGCGCTCGCCGCCGTCGGCGCGCCCGCCGCCCACGACGAGTGGACGTTCGAGCGGATCTCCTACCGCGAGCTCGACCGCTGCGGGACGCCCCGGGAGGTCGACGCCGAGAGCGTCTTCGCCGCCGCCGACGAGGCGTATCCGACCGTGTGGGACACCGTCGACCGCGGGACCGGGGAGGCCGTCTGCGTGCCGAACGCGCCGGGACCGATCCTCCACGGCATCCGCGGCGACGACCCGGGCGCGTGCCGGCGGGTCGCCGACGCGATCGCGAGCGAGCCGGTCGAGCGCGCCGCGACGTTCCTGACGAACCAGGGAACCGACGCCCACCTCGCGGACGGGAGCCTCGGCGACCTCCGCGACGGCGCGGGCTACCGGGTGACGGGCGTCGTCGCCGACGATCCGGAGACGAAGCGGGGGGGACACGTCCACGTCGCGGTCGCCGCGGCACTCGATGACGACGCCAGCCCGGAACTCCGGGCGGTCGCGTTCGCGCCGACCGGGCGGTTCCGTGACCGCGTGCGCGCGCTTCGTCCGGGCGACCGCGTGACGCTGTGCGGCGAACACGAGGTCCGCGATGGCGGGTCGGGGCCGTCGGGAACGCTGAAACTCGAGAAGTTCGCCGTCCGCGACCTCGTGCGGACGGAACCGACCACGCCGACCTGTCCGGAGTGCGGGCGGCGGATGTCGTCTGCCGGACGGGACCAGGGGTATCGCTGTCGCGACTGCGACACCGCCGCGCCCGGAAAGATCGAGGCGACGATCGAGCGGGACCTCGAGCCGGGGTGGTACGAGGTCCCGCCGAGCGCCCGCAGACACGTGGCGAAGCCGCTCGTCCGCGGCGGGTTCGACGCGCCGGTCCACCCGGAGCGGTAGCGCGGTCGCGACCGGCGGTTTCGTCTCACCGACGATCTCGTCCCACCGGCGGTTTCGCCCCACCGACGGTTCCGCCTCGCCGCCGCTCCGGGGGAGCAGTTAAGTCGCGTCGCCGCGCCCGCCCTGACATGTCCGGGATCGTCTTCTACGCGACGGAGAACCACGACGCAGTGGTCGACTTCTACCGCGATCGACTGGGGATGGAGATCTGGCTCGAACAGCCCGACTGTACGATACTCCGCCACGGAAACCTCCTCGTCGGCTTCTGCGACCGGGACCGGACCGACGACTGCGGGATTGTGACGGTCGTGTATCCGGATCGCTCGGGGGTCGACGACGCCCACGACCGCCTCGGTGACGCCGCGGAGGAGGAGCCACACGAGAACGAGACCTACGACATCTACCAGTTCTTCGCCGCCGACCCCGACGGACGGACCGTCGAGTGTCAGGCGTTCCTCGACGGGGAGGTGGAGCTTCCCTGAACGGGGGCCTCGGAGACTCAGTCGAGGTCGCGTTCCTCGCGCCACGCCGCGGCCCGCTCCTCGGCCGCGTCGCGCTCGTCGAGGACGACCCGGTCGTACGCGCGGTCGTCGGCCGCCTGCTCCATCACGTCGAGGCGCACGACGAACCGGCCGTCCCCCCGCTCGCGGAGCCGGACCGTGGCGTACCCGTCCGAGCGCTCCCACTCCGTGATCGTCGCGTCCTCCCGACCGAGAGACCAGCCCATGCCGAAAGGAAGGGTCGAGCGCGGCTAAAGCGCGGCGGTTCCCCGCCCGCGTCTTCCCGCCGACCGGATCGTCTTCCCGCCGACCGGATCGTCTTCCCGCCGACCGGATCAGGCGTCGCCCGCGATCGTCACCTCGTCCGTCCCGGGGCCGGCCGTGTACGAGCAGTCGGGACACACCGCGTAGCCGAGGGCGTCGTACGGCACCGACGTCGACGGCGCGGTGGCCTCACAGTCGGGACAGCGGAACGTCGAGGGGTCGGTCCCCCCGAAGTCGAACGCCGTGGAGTGATCGGTCGCCATGGTCGGCCGTACGACGAATACCCCTATAGTTACGACCCGCTTGATGGGACGGTAATCACACCCTGATTTATATACTCGTTCCGGTCGGAGCGTCCGTATGACCGACGACGCGTACGCGACCCGCCGCGAGCGGGCGGGCGAGCGGCTCCGGGCGATCGGGGCCGACGGGATGGTCTGTTTTCCGAGCCGCAACCTCCAGTACCTCACCGGGTTCGAGGCCGAACCGGGCGAGCGCCACTTCCTGCTCGTCGTCCCCGCGGACGGGGACCCGAGCCTGCTCGTCCCGGCGCTGTACGGGGCCCAGGTCCGCGAGGAGACGGGCGTCGCCGACGTGCGGACCTGGGCGGACGGCGACGACCCGCGGACCGCGGTCCGGGACCTGCTGGAGGCACACGACCTCCGCGAGGGGCGGCTCCTCGTCGATGACACGATGTGGGCGCGGTTCACCCAGGACCTCCGGGCGGTCGCGCCGGACGCGGAGTGGGGGCTCGCGAGCGAGGCGCTCGCCGACCTCCGGGTCCGCAAGGACGGGACGGAACTGGCCGCGTTGCGGGCGGCGGCCGGGGCCGCGGACGCGACCGTCGAGGACCTCCGGGACCTCGGGGCCGACGCGGTCGGGATGACCGAACGCGACCTGGCGGAGTGGATCGGCGACCGGCTGGCGGCCCACGGCGGCGAGGGGACCTCCTTCGAGACCATCGTGGGCGCGGGCGAGAACGGCGCGAAACCGCACCACGGCCACGGCGACCGGGAGATCCGCGCCGGCGACCCGGTCGTCCTCGACTTCGGGACGCGCGTCGACGGCTACCCCTCCGACCAGACGCGGACGCTCGTGTTCGCGGGCGAGCCGCCGGACGAGTACGAGACGGTCCACCAGGTCGTCGAGGAGGCGCAGGCGGCCGCGGTCGACGCCGTCGAACCGGGCGCGACCGCGGCCGCCGTCGACCGGGCCGCCAGAGACGTGATCGAGGAGGCGGGATACGGCGACGCGTTCGTCCACCGCACCGGCCACGGCGTCGGACTCGACGTCCACGAGGAGCCGTACGTCGTGGCGGGCAACGACCGGGAGCTGGAACCGGGGATGGTCTTCTCCGTCGAGCCGGGGATCTACCTCGAGGGACGGTTCGGCTGTCGGATCGAGGACCTCGTCGTCGTCACGGACGAGGACGCGGAGCGGCTGAACGCGACCGACCGCGGGTGGCGGTGAGCGCGGTCCGGTCCGTCCGTAGTCGGACCCGCCGGAGCGCGGCTCGGGTCGGAGACGGACCGGACCGAAACCGTTACCACCGACCGAGCGGAATCGCGACGCATGAGCGACACCGACGAGGAGGAGACGGAGGCCGAAGGGGACGCCGAGCCCGCCGTCGAACTCGGCGACGGCCCCGACGTCGCGGGCGAGCCGGTCGCCCGCGTCGCCTCCCGGCTCACGTGGCCCGCGACCCGAAGCGACGTGCGCGCACAGGAGGGCGACGCCACCGTCCGGACCCCCGACGGACCGGCGACCCTGGACGAGATCCTCGCCGAGTCCGACGTGCCCCTCTTCGAGAGCCGCGGCGAGTTTCACGAGGCGGTCGAGGACGTGATCGGGAGCGGCCCGGTCGCCACCGAGTGATCGACTCCGGGAGCCGGTCGACCGCGCCGAGGCTCACCGACACGCACACCCTTTTGTCGCCGCCGGCCGACGATCGCCCATGACGCTCCCGTTCGACCCGGACGACCTGGACGGCGACGACTTCGGCGAGAAGCGCGCGACCCTGGAGATGGACCACGAGGCGGCGATCGAACACGTCCGCGAGGTCTGTGCGGACGTGGGGTTCGGCTTCCCCGTCGAGTTCTCCCCCTCGGAGATGCTGAACGAGAAGGTCGACGCGGGCCGCGACCCCTACTACGTCCTCGGCGCGTGCAACCCCGCCGTGGCCGACCGCGCGCTCGACGCCACGGACGGCCGGATCGGCTCGCTGTTCCCGTGTAACATGGTGATAGAGCAGGTCGAGCCCGGCGAGCAGGTCGTCCACCACGTCTCGATCATGAAGATCGCGCGGCTGCTCGGGCTCCCGAGCGACGACGCGGAGATGGACGCGATAATCGAGGAGACCGGCGAGATGGTCGGCGAGGTCTTCGAGCGGCTCGACGACTGAGGTCCCGAGGCCTCGACGACTCACATCCCGTCCGTCTCGGAATCGTCCCCCGCCAACAGCCCCGCCTCCGAGACCGCGAGGAGCGTCCCGAAGCCGAGCGCGGCGACGAGCGCGAGACCCCCGGCGAGCGGCGCGTCCAGGGCGGCGAGCGAGAACGCACCGACCCCGAGCAGGACGACGGCGAGGGCCCAGTCCAGCCAGGCCGGCTTCTCGGTTCGCAGGTTCGAACGGAGGAGGTTTCGGCCCATTCCGTGTCCCTCGAGAGCGCTACTCCTCGTCGTCGAGGCGGTCGCGGAGCCGTTCGACCTCCGCCTCCAGCTCCGCGATCCGTTCGTCGCGGTCCGAGCGGCCCCGGAACAGCAGGACCGCCGCGGCCGCGACGGCCACGACGGGGACGCCGAGGAGCAGCAACACGAGCAGGATGATCAGCAGCTCCGGACCGCCGGGGACGCCGAACTGCGCGGGGAGGGCTGTGAGCATGCCGGAACCCTCGCTCGGAGGAAGCAAAAACCCTCGGACGGAGTTCGGTCACCCGTCCCGGACCGTCCTCCGCCCCGGACCGTCCTCCGCCCCGGGCCATCCTCCGTCCCGGACCGTCACCCGTCCCGATCGGTGAAGTCCGCGAGGTTGGCCTGGAGCCCCGCCGCCATCGTCGACTTCCGCCGGAGGCGCCCGAGCGAGATCGGGAGGTGGTCAGTGACGCCACGGACCGCCTCGCCGAACGTCTCGGCGGTCCCGCGTTCGCCCTCGAAGGCGTTCCGGACGGCCTCGCGCACCTGCCAGACGCCGACCGGCCCCCAGTAGTCGTCGGAGACGTGTCGACAGACGAGGACCTTCGCCTGCCGCCCGCGCTCGTGGAGGTGCTCTAAAACGCCGAGGCGGGCGGCGTAGTACGCGCCCGCGGTCTCCTCGACGTACCCCGTCCGGCCCTCGCGGCCCTCGCTCGCGGCCGCGAGGTAGATCCCGGCGTCGGGGTCGGGGTTCCAGATCGAGCCGGGCGCTTTCAGCTCGACCAGCTCGTACTCCCAGTTGCCGGGGACGAGGATCACCCAGAAGGCGTTGCCGAGGTACTCGTTGCGGTGGACCTCGATCCGGTCGATCGAGGGCTCGTCGCGGATCGACCCGCGAAGGAACTTCCCGATCGTGTCGTCGACGGCGGTGATCGACCAGCGCGTCGGCACGAGCCGGCGGTTTCGCCCGCGCCCGAGCGCGCCCGCGGAGAGGATCGTGTTGATCTCGTACACGTCGAACCCGCGGCGGTAGAGGTACGTCATCGCGCCCTCGGCGCGCCAGTCGTCGTCCTCGAGCGTCTTCTTCACCGGCCGCGGGACGTGCGGGTTCTCGCCGAGCGCCGCCTCCCGCGCCGCCGCCCGCGGGCCGGTGGGCGTCTTCACGTCCTCGAGGCCGACCTCGAAGTCGAGGTCGGGGGTGCCGTCGAGCCCGATCTCGACATCGACCGGGCGGTCCGCGATCGCGACCTCGCGCTGGACGCCGAGCCAGCCGTCCCACGCGTCGTGGACGCTCGCCCCGTCGCTCCCGGAGCCCCCGGTCCCGACTCCGCTGGCCCCGACATCGGTCACGTCGACGCCGCGGTTGGCGTTGAGGAGGCTGGTCCGGCGCTCGAAGACGTCCGCGATCGACACGCCCTCGTCGTACCACGCGCCGGAGGTCCGGAAGCTGTCGGCGCGCTCCTCGCGGCCGACCGGCGAGAGCAACCCGGTCGAGACGTTCGGGTAGTCGGAGCGGCCGACGAAGATCGATGGGGAGACGCTGCCGACGACCGCGTCGTCGGAGACCTCCGCATCGAACCGCCGCTCGAAGGAGTCGAGGTGGTCGAGTATCCCGTAGTCCTTCTCGCGGGCGAGCCGCCGGCGCTCGGCGCGCTCGTTCGCCTCGAACTCGAGGTAGTCGTCGAGCCGCATTCGTCCGACCTTGGCGGCGCGCCGGCTTCAACGTTGCTTCGGTCACGACTCGCGGATCCGATGTGAGAGACGTCCCGACTTCGCCATGCGGTGGCGTGCCGGTGAGCGCCCGGAGGGCGCGAACCCGACCGCGAGGGACGCTGCGAGCGCTCGAAGAGCGCGAGCAGCGAGGCTGGGGAGGCGTGAGGTGCGGTTGCGGTGCTGTGCGATCGGGAGGGGCGGGACTCAAAGGGGCTTTGGAGGTGTTCTCCGCGAAAGCAACGACACCGAAGCAAAGAGGACGGGTACGCGCCGCCGGGAGCCGATCTAGGCGTGGATGCCCATCGCCTCGATCTGCTCCTGGTACCGGTTGCGGATGGTGACCTCGGTGACCTGGGCCACGTCGGCGACCTCGCGTTGGGTCTTCTTCTCGTTACAGAGCAGCGAGGCGGCGTAGATGGCGGCGGCGGCGTAGCCGGTGGGCGACTTCCCCGACAACAGCCCCTGCTCGGCGGTGGTCTCGATGATCTCGTTGGCCTTCGACTGGACCTCCTCGCTGAGGCCGAGCTCGGAGGAGAACCGCGGGACGTACTTCTGGGGGTCGACGGGCCGCATCTCCAGGCCGAGCTCCTGGGAGATGTAGCGGTACGTTCGGCCGATCTCCTTGCGGTCGACCCGCGAGACGTCGGAGATCTCCTCGAGCGATCGGGGGATCCCCTCCTTTCGGCAGGCGGCGTAGAGCGCGGCGGTGGAGACGCCCTCGATCGAGCGGCCACGGATGAGGTCCTCGGAGAGCGCGCGGCGGTAGATCACCGAGGCGACCTCCCGGACCGAGCGGGGAACGCCGAGCGCGCTCGCCATCCGGTCGATCTCCGAGAGCGCGAACTGGAGGTTCCGCTCGCCCGCGTCCTTCGTCCGGATCCGTTCCTGCCACTTCCGCAACCGATGCATCTGCGAGCGCTTCTTCGAGGAGATGGAGCGCCCGTACGCGTCCTTGTCCTTCCAGTCGATCGTCGTCGTCAACCCCTTGTCGTGCATCGTCTTCGTCGTCGGCGCGCCGACGCGGGACTTCGACTGCCGCTCGGAGTGGTTGAACGCCCGCCACTCCGGACCGGGATCGATCTGCTCCTCCTCGATGATGATCCCGGTCTCCTCGTGTATCAGTTCGCCGTCGGCCGTCCGGGTCAGCTCCGCCGGGTCGAGGTCGTCGGGGTCCAGCTCGGCGGGATCCACCTCCTCGACGTCCACCTCGTCGGTCTCGGATCCCTCCACGTCCTCGTCCCGCACGCGCTGCCGGTCGTGATCCCGTTGCCGGGTGGGCCGTGTCATCGCATTTATATACTACGCCGACCGACTGACTTAAAAGTTCGTGAGCGATCGGGGATCGCGATCGAACGGCGCTCGAGGCGTCGCCCGCCTCGCGCCCGGCGGGCCGTCCATCGGTCACGCCCGACGGGCCATCCACTCGTCGACGGCGCGCGGGAAGAGCAGCGTGGCGGTTCCACTGACGACGATCGACCACAGGAGTCCGAGGGCCACCACGTCCGTTCCGCTCGCGACGACGACGCCGCCGTGGATCGCCACGAGGAGGGTGGCGTTGAAGCAGACGAGCCTGAGGAGAACGAGCGTCGGAAACAGTCGCGCCCACCCCGGTGCGTCCGTGAGGGGAGGGGCGATCCGGCCGTTCCTGACGAGGGTGCCGACGACGACCATCGTCGTCAGCCCCACGAGCCACGTCTCGAAGAGGGCGACGGGTGCCCAGCCCTGCGCGACGGAGAGATACAGCATCACCGGAAGCGTGAGGATCCCGACCTCGCCGGCGATCCGACCGAGGTCGGCCAGGAGGGCTCCGATCCGGTCCTTCTCGGTCCCGGATCGACCGCCGATGGCCAGGAACTCGCGGCGATACGTGGACGTCGCCGCGCTCGTCTCCCGGCCCGGCGGACCCCGCCGGGGGCTGTGTCCCCCGCCCCGGTGTGCCCGCGTCCTGTTCGGCAGGCCGTCGTCCCGATCCGGCCGTGTCGAGTCGCTCACCGTGTTCGCTCTTTCGGAGAACGGAGTTAAATCTTCGTTCGGGGTCGATCCCGGACGGACAGCCATATCCCCGACAGACACCGACCATCGGGACATGCCGACGATCGACTGCGATCCGGCCGAGGCGCGGGCCCGCCTGGAGGACGCCGGCGTCCGGATCGACGCCGGAAACACCGACCACGAGCGGTGGCGCGCCGAGCGGGAGGGGGCGGTCGCCGTCGCCTACGACGATAAGGTGGTCGTCCAGGGGAGCGATCCCGCTCGATTGACTAATCTCCTCTCGGCGGGCGGCGGGCGCGCGCACGTCTACTTCGACGGCGCGTCCAGGGGGAATCCCGGACCGGGCGGGATCGGGTGGTGTCTCGTCACGTCGGACGGCGTCGTCGCCGAGGGCGGAGAGCGGATCGGCCGCGTCACCAACAACCAGGCGGAGTACGCCGCGCTGATCCGCGCGCTGGAGGCGGCCGACGAGTACGGCTTCGACGAGATCGACGTCCGGGGCGACTCCGAGCTGATCGTGAAACAGGTGCGCGGCGAGTGGAACGCGAACGATCCGGAACTACGCGAGCGGCGCGTCCGGGCCCGCGAGCTGTTGGACCGGTTCGACCGGTGGTCGATCGCGCACGTTCCGCGGGAGATAAACGCGCGCGCCGACGATCTGGCGAACGAGGCACTCGATGACGCGAACTGACGACGAGCCACCGGAGTGGGCGAGAGAACGGGCGCGAGAGCTGATGGCGACCGAAGACGACGAAACGGGCGGATCGGTCGAGGACGACGGCCGGACCGACCCGGACGGAGCCGATCCGGGAGCGGGCGACGAGGCCGACCGGGTCCCGGACGTCCCGGCGGAGGTCGTCGACGAGGCGGAGCGTCTCACCCGGCTCGCGCGGCGGGCC is part of the Halorubrum aethiopicum genome and encodes:
- a CDS encoding transcriptional regulator, with protein sequence MSRTALIENVTAMLEDAGFLVSDRCAVRPKSFDVATRRDEDLLLLKILGNVDALDAATGAEMRRLGEYLEATPMVIGIRTRDEELKPGVVYFRHGVPVINPDTAYELFIEGMPPLIYAAPGGLYVSLDGDLLADEREERGWSLGRLATELGVSRRTVSKYEDGMNASIEVAIQLEELFDEPFSSPVDVLEGADDVRDADPTPSAPDADPDDEHVVHVLTSAGFTVHPTARAPFKAVSEDEDDPVMRLLTGHSAFTAAAEKRARIMSSIGEVAHTRSVYFTEESEDRESVDGTAIVSCEEIDDVNDPELIRELIRDRAEAPSEA
- a CDS encoding DUF302 domain-containing protein is translated as MTLPFDPDDLDGDDFGEKRATLEMDHEAAIEHVREVCADVGFGFPVEFSPSEMLNEKVDAGRDPYYVLGACNPAVADRALDATDGRIGSLFPCNMVIEQVEPGEQVVHHVSIMKIARLLGLPSDDAEMDAIIEETGEMVGEVFERLDD
- a CDS encoding DUF5789 family protein, whose translation is MSDTDEEETEAEGDAEPAVELGDGPDVAGEPVARVASRLTWPATRSDVRAQEGDATVRTPDGPATLDEILAESDVPLFESRGEFHEAVEDVIGSGPVATE
- a CDS encoding DUF7543 family protein, with protein sequence MGWSLGREDATITEWERSDGYATVRLRERGDGRFVVRLDVMEQAADDRAYDRVVLDERDAAEERAAAWREERDLD
- a CDS encoding tRNA(Ile)(2)-agmatinylcytidine synthase; translation: MPIVAVDDTDSRDRGMCTTYVGVRLGARLEAAGGEVSRRLLVRLNPAVKHKTRGNAAVALHVEGVDADETFRIAGKTVREFAAAEDPRTSPGVVVADVAVDPAGTDADAGLVDGVDDLSTRIPGDVASFARRALRERLALADALALADRHGFRHAGFGSGGADGDGTPGRGRIGALAAVGAPAAHDEWTFERISYRELDRCGTPREVDAESVFAAADEAYPTVWDTVDRGTGEAVCVPNAPGPILHGIRGDDPGACRRVADAIASEPVERAATFLTNQGTDAHLADGSLGDLRDGAGYRVTGVVADDPETKRGGHVHVAVAAALDDDASPELRAVAFAPTGRFRDRVRALRPGDRVTLCGEHEVRDGGSGPSGTLKLEKFAVRDLVRTEPTTPTCPECGRRMSSAGRDQGYRCRDCDTAAPGKIEATIERDLEPGWYEVPPSARRHVAKPLVRGGFDAPVHPER
- the rnhA gene encoding ribonuclease HI, with protein sequence MPTIDCDPAEARARLEDAGVRIDAGNTDHERWRAEREGAVAVAYDDKVVVQGSDPARLTNLLSAGGGRAHVYFDGASRGNPGPGGIGWCLVTSDGVVAEGGERIGRVTNNQAEYAALIRALEAADEYGFDEIDVRGDSELIVKQVRGEWNANDPELRERRVRARELLDRFDRWSIAHVPREINARADDLANEALDDAN
- a CDS encoding nucleotide-binding protein, which translates into the protein MATVYAVASAKGGVGKTTTTAAIATILAEAGADVVAIDADVGMANLADALGMVPGETTVHDVLAGRADPSEAVHDGPAGLRVVPGDPDLDAYAAADPTELGGVIEAFADADYVFLDAGAGLSHDSTLPIGLADETLLVSTPDRSALGDTEKTRQLAERIGGRVAGAAITRVGGDEDESAGLDDADETGDPESPTVDIVDEILATDVLARIPEDPTVARASTAGEPLSVFDPDAPATRAYRELTRALTGTAIAEPEAEAESDEDAEAESDEEAEVGSAEDPETEGAEDADRDDDADDADDTGDADDGDDAGDTDDEAQDAEPGAIVEDAEEGEEEAAVDAAADASTEDGGDARDTGGTPGSELIDEAEPDPDDAADVDADEEDASDADDDDADDEEDGEGDVGDEREGDDADEEGLEGSVPFRDDDGAMDTALTGGTDEDRESGAGGDETEGEDEDGDDEDGDDEKRGFFGRLLGR
- a CDS encoding aminopeptidase P family protein; translation: MTDDAYATRRERAGERLRAIGADGMVCFPSRNLQYLTGFEAEPGERHFLLVVPADGDPSLLVPALYGAQVREETGVADVRTWADGDDPRTAVRDLLEAHDLREGRLLVDDTMWARFTQDLRAVAPDAEWGLASEALADLRVRKDGTELAALRAAAGAADATVEDLRDLGADAVGMTERDLAEWIGDRLAAHGGEGTSFETIVGAGENGAKPHHGHGDREIRAGDPVVLDFGTRVDGYPSDQTRTLVFAGEPPDEYETVHQVVEEAQAAAVDAVEPGATAAAVDRAARDVIEEAGYGDAFVHRTGHGVGLDVHEEPYVVAGNDRELEPGMVFSVEPGIYLEGRFGCRIEDLVVVTDEDAERLNATDRGWR
- a CDS encoding transcription initiation factor IIB, translated to MTRPTRQRDHDRQRVRDEDVEGSETDEVDVEEVDPAELDPDDLDPAELTRTADGELIHEETGIIIEEEQIDPGPEWRAFNHSERQSKSRVGAPTTKTMHDKGLTTTIDWKDKDAYGRSISSKKRSQMHRLRKWQERIRTKDAGERNLQFALSEIDRMASALGVPRSVREVASVIYRRALSEDLIRGRSIEGVSTAALYAACRKEGIPRSLEEISDVSRVDRKEIGRTYRYISQELGLEMRPVDPQKYVPRFSSELGLSEEVQSKANEIIETTAEQGLLSGKSPTGYAAAAIYAASLLCNEKKTQREVADVAQVTEVTIRNRYQEQIEAMGIHA
- the nreA gene encoding DNA repair protein NreA; this translates as MRLDDYLEFEANERAERRRLAREKDYGILDHLDSFERRFDAEVSDDAVVGSVSPSIFVGRSDYPNVSTGLLSPVGREERADSFRTSGAWYDEGVSIADVFERRTSLLNANRGVDVTDVGASGVGTGGSGSDGASVHDAWDGWLGVQREVAIADRPVDVEIGLDGTPDLDFEVGLEDVKTPTGPRAAAREAALGENPHVPRPVKKTLEDDDWRAEGAMTYLYRRGFDVYEINTILSAGALGRGRNRRLVPTRWSITAVDDTIGKFLRGSIRDEPSIDRIEVHRNEYLGNAFWVILVPGNWEYELVELKAPGSIWNPDPDAGIYLAAASEGREGRTGYVEETAGAYYAARLGVLEHLHERGRQAKVLVCRHVSDDYWGPVGVWQVREAVRNAFEGERGTAETFGEAVRGVTDHLPISLGRLRRKSTMAAGLQANLADFTDRDG
- a CDS encoding VOC family protein is translated as MSGIVFYATENHDAVVDFYRDRLGMEIWLEQPDCTILRHGNLLVGFCDRDRTDDCGIVTVVYPDRSGVDDAHDRLGDAAEEEPHENETYDIYQFFAADPDGRTVECQAFLDGEVELP